From a region of the Myroides sp. JBRI-B21084 genome:
- a CDS encoding VWA domain-containing protein, which translates to MWGLDAPFYFYLLLLIPILIAVYLWNTLWKKKKINEFGSGSYLKRLAPEASTTSKPLTKLILLAVVVFALIIALVNPKFGTKIETVKRQGVDIVFAIDVSKSMLAEDMAPNRLGKSKQLATQIINSLASDRIGIVGYAGSAFPMLPITTDYGMAKMYVQDMNTDMVSSMGTALSQAIEVGSNYFDDPKTSKVMILISDGEDHGEGINDAIAIAKDKGIKIITIGVGTPNGGQIPIKQNGKIVDYKKDTDGNNVITKLNETTLKEIAQGTGGIFMYGSNTNEVIQIVDKTLQKIEKTDFESQQIADFQSQFQWFIALALLLLIIDSLVLERRTAWMKKLNLFNEK; encoded by the coding sequence ATGTGGGGATTAGATGCACCTTTTTATTTCTACTTACTACTGTTAATACCAATATTAATAGCAGTTTACCTTTGGAATACCCTTTGGAAAAAAAAGAAAATTAACGAATTTGGCTCTGGTAGCTATTTAAAACGTTTAGCACCCGAAGCGTCAACCACAAGCAAACCACTTACAAAATTAATACTATTGGCAGTTGTTGTATTTGCGTTAATTATTGCTTTAGTTAATCCAAAATTTGGTACAAAAATAGAAACCGTAAAACGCCAAGGTGTTGACATAGTTTTTGCAATAGACGTTTCTAAAAGTATGTTGGCCGAAGATATGGCGCCAAATCGTTTAGGAAAATCAAAACAATTGGCTACACAAATCATAAACAGCTTAGCCTCTGATCGTATTGGAATTGTTGGTTACGCAGGTTCTGCATTTCCAATGTTACCTATAACTACCGATTACGGAATGGCAAAAATGTATGTTCAAGATATGAATACCGATATGGTTTCAAGCATGGGAACAGCTTTAAGCCAAGCTATTGAAGTAGGTAGTAATTACTTTGATGATCCTAAAACCAGCAAAGTAATGATATTAATTTCTGATGGTGAAGATCATGGCGAAGGTATAAACGATGCCATTGCTATTGCAAAAGACAAAGGCATTAAAATTATTACAATTGGTGTGGGTACACCAAACGGCGGACAAATTCCTATTAAGCAAAACGGAAAAATAGTTGATTACAAAAAAGATACCGACGGAAATAATGTAATAACCAAACTAAACGAAACTACTTTAAAAGAAATTGCCCAAGGTACAGGTGGTATTTTTATGTATGGAAGCAATACCAATGAAGTAATACAAATTGTTGATAAAACCTTACAAAAAATAGAAAAAACCGATTTTGAATCGCAACAAATCGCCGATTTTCAATCACAATTTCAATGGTTTATTGCTTTAGCATTACTCCTTTTAATAATTGATAGTTTAGTGTTAGAACGCCGCACCGCTTGGATGAAAAAATTAAATTTATTTAACGAAAAATAA
- a CDS encoding tetratricopeptide repeat protein has protein sequence MIQLVMLNVIQAQSYKSQIATGNKSFNVKNYTKAEHAYRKAATKENQNAAALYNTANSIYKLQSMNEAVTAYQSALKSAKTKNEKHQLFHNMGNAFMKLKDYSNAVEAYKNALRNNPTDEQTRYNYALAKKMQKENPDQNKNNKQNQDQNKDKKDQDKKDDQNKDQKEKNDQNKDKKEDKGDQDKKDQQNNNNKENQKEKEQPKPSPQQQKQNQSKQQMDNILKALDNHEKGVRERIQGREQKGKPVTTPTTKDW, from the coding sequence ATGATACAGCTTGTTATGCTAAATGTTATTCAAGCACAATCATACAAATCACAAATTGCAACTGGAAATAAAAGCTTTAATGTAAAAAATTACACTAAGGCAGAACACGCCTACCGTAAAGCAGCTACTAAAGAAAACCAAAACGCTGCGGCTTTATACAATACCGCAAATAGTATTTATAAGTTACAATCTATGAACGAAGCCGTTACGGCTTACCAATCGGCATTAAAATCAGCAAAAACCAAAAATGAAAAACATCAACTTTTTCATAATATGGGCAATGCTTTTATGAAGTTGAAAGATTATAGCAATGCCGTTGAAGCATATAAAAATGCCTTACGTAACAACCCAACCGACGAGCAAACGCGTTACAATTATGCGTTAGCTAAAAAAATGCAAAAAGAAAATCCAGATCAAAACAAAAACAACAAACAAAATCAGGATCAGAACAAAGACAAAAAAGATCAGGATAAAAAAGACGACCAAAACAAAGATCAGAAAGAAAAGAACGATCAGAATAAAGATAAAAAAGAAGACAAAGGCGATCAGGATAAAAAAGACCAACAAAACAATAATAACAAAGAAAACCAAAAAGAAAAAGAGCAACCAAAACCTTCACCACAACAACAAAAACAAAACCAGTCTAAACAACAAATGGATAACATTTTAAAAGCGTTAGACAATCATGAAAAAGGAGTACGCGAGCGCATACAAGGGCGTGAACAAAAAGGCAAACCTGTAACAACCCCAACAACTAAAGATTGGTAA
- a CDS encoding BatD family protein — MINKQFIYTLCALFTSIFTWAQLQFYTQVSDQSIGINQVIEVRFTMNEDGDDFKRPSFENFEILGGPMQSVNHNWINGNTSMEKSFSFYIQPKKKGTLTIGSAYITFEGKLYKTKPLSIKVGDAVQEQPRQQQRRRDPFAIFDEMEEELLRRQRQRQPQLPKNIGQGIHLVAKVSKNSVYVNQPITVEYGLYVSDQSGFNTLAIKQMPKFKNFWNHTIDLKQEAVSRAELNGKSYRYLPLQKAVLLPQKDGALKVDAFVVELDEQYYTGRTDVFGTPEIGLRKKTYSSGSKTIRVKPLPITNQPVNYTGAVGAFNFTVNANKTSLKANEPLELTLSVQGKGNLDLLTLPKPEAPTALELYDPEKINRVTNSISAGMEGTVAEKYVIVPQYKGTYTIAPIAFSYFDTATSSYKTITSQPILIQVTEGPELPRNGSLNNKNTVTSKLEIQPLNPTIKWFNSNFITQNKMFYVWWLAPLLLLPIVFIAKNASDKKGSDINGNKLKANNKLAKKYLLAAKMQIGNKEAFYEALERCLHNYLKAKLKIETTEMSNDTITELLQNNQISNEDVSTFISIKTTCEMARYAQMDIQTMQNDYDLAVQLIQSIDKQIKK; from the coding sequence ATGATAAACAAACAGTTTATATATACACTTTGTGCATTATTTACAAGCATTTTTACATGGGCACAATTGCAATTTTACACTCAAGTAAGTGATCAATCTATTGGTATAAATCAAGTGATAGAGGTACGCTTTACTATGAACGAAGATGGAGATGATTTTAAACGACCATCGTTTGAAAATTTTGAAATTTTAGGTGGTCCCATGCAATCAGTTAACCATAATTGGATAAACGGAAATACCAGTATGGAAAAAAGTTTTTCGTTTTATATTCAACCTAAAAAAAAGGGAACATTAACAATTGGTTCGGCATATATTACTTTTGAAGGTAAGTTGTACAAAACAAAACCATTAAGCATAAAAGTAGGCGATGCAGTTCAAGAACAACCACGCCAACAACAACGTCGTCGTGATCCATTTGCTATTTTCGATGAAATGGAAGAAGAACTATTGCGCCGCCAAAGACAAAGGCAACCTCAACTACCTAAAAACATTGGTCAAGGCATTCATTTGGTAGCAAAAGTTTCAAAAAACAGCGTATATGTTAACCAACCCATAACAGTTGAATACGGTTTATATGTTAGCGACCAATCAGGCTTTAACACATTAGCTATTAAGCAAATGCCTAAGTTTAAAAACTTTTGGAATCATACCATCGATTTAAAACAAGAAGCTGTTTCACGTGCCGAATTAAATGGAAAAAGCTATCGTTATTTACCGTTACAAAAAGCTGTTTTATTACCACAAAAAGATGGCGCTTTAAAGGTTGATGCATTTGTAGTTGAATTAGACGAGCAGTATTACACAGGCCGAACTGATGTTTTTGGAACCCCTGAAATTGGTTTACGAAAAAAAACATATTCATCGGGTTCAAAAACAATACGAGTAAAACCGTTACCTATTACAAACCAACCCGTAAATTACACAGGTGCGGTAGGTGCTTTTAATTTTACGGTAAACGCAAACAAAACATCTTTAAAAGCTAACGAACCTTTAGAATTAACCCTAAGCGTTCAAGGAAAGGGTAATTTAGATTTATTAACATTGCCAAAACCCGAAGCACCAACTGCTTTGGAGCTTTATGATCCCGAAAAAATAAACCGTGTAACTAATAGTATTTCGGCTGGAATGGAAGGCACCGTTGCCGAAAAATACGTAATTGTACCGCAATACAAAGGCACATATACCATTGCTCCTATTGCTTTTTCGTATTTTGATACCGCTACAAGTTCCTATAAAACAATAACGTCGCAACCTATTTTAATTCAAGTAACCGAAGGTCCTGAATTACCTAGAAACGGTTCTTTAAACAATAAAAATACCGTTACAAGTAAGTTAGAAATACAACCATTAAACCCAACAATTAAATGGTTTAACAGTAATTTCATCACTCAAAACAAAATGTTTTATGTTTGGTGGTTAGCGCCTTTACTACTTTTACCAATAGTTTTTATAGCTAAAAATGCATCCGACAAAAAAGGAAGCGATATTAACGGAAACAAATTAAAAGCTAATAACAAACTAGCTAAAAAATATTTATTGGCAGCCAAAATGCAAATAGGTAACAAAGAAGCTTTTTACGAAGCCTTAGAACGTTGCTTACACAATTATTTAAAAGCAAAATTAAAAATTGAAACTACCGAAATGAGTAACGATACCATTACCGAATTGTTACAAAACAACCAAATTAGCAATGAAGATGTATCGACCTTTATATCGATAAAAACAACCTGTGAAATGGCTCGATACGCACAAATGGACATTCAAACCATGCAAAACGATTACGATTTGGCAGTTCAGTTAATTCAATCAATAGATAAACAAATTAAAAAGTAA
- a CDS encoding SH3 domain-containing protein, with amino-acid sequence MKQLILLFLSLLFSFQLFAKENNDVLFSKGIKAFNQKDYETSAQIFENLLNGDSLNAALHYNLGTSYLRLQNTPLSIYHLEKALKIKPEYEPARINLHFAEKLKTKITKGNLPIPQKQMLYSVFNFLQPNTWAYLAIANMLITVIALVSYRLITNVTSKKVLFTLSIFTLLVSLGCYFVSRNQSNYLLTNNYVIVNNKDVLLMNEPRTVAKIYSTLPQGEKGFIQEETNQWIKIQLPNDSIGWVEKNKVLKF; translated from the coding sequence ATGAAACAGTTAATCTTGCTTTTTTTAAGTTTACTTTTTTCTTTTCAACTATTTGCAAAAGAAAACAACGATGTGCTTTTTAGTAAAGGAATAAAAGCTTTTAACCAGAAAGATTACGAAACATCGGCACAGATTTTTGAAAACCTTCTTAATGGTGATTCTTTAAACGCAGCTTTACACTATAATTTAGGTACAAGCTATTTAAGGTTACAAAATACCCCATTAAGCATCTATCATTTAGAAAAAGCGTTAAAAATAAAACCTGAATACGAACCAGCACGCATTAATTTACATTTTGCCGAAAAACTTAAAACAAAAATTACAAAAGGCAATTTGCCAATTCCGCAAAAACAAATGTTATACAGCGTTTTTAATTTTTTACAACCAAACACTTGGGCGTATTTGGCAATTGCAAACATGCTTATAACTGTAATTGCATTAGTAAGTTATCGTTTAATTACAAATGTAACTTCTAAAAAAGTTCTTTTTACGCTTAGTATTTTCACATTGCTTGTAAGTTTAGGTTGTTATTTTGTGTCAAGAAACCAGTCAAATTATTTGTTAACGAACAATTATGTTATTGTAAATAATAAAGATGTTTTGTTAATGAACGAACCTAGAACAGTTGCAAAAATATACAGTACCTTACCCCAAGGCGAAAAAGGATTTATACAAGAAGAAACCAATCAATGGATTAAAATTCAGTTGCCTAACGATAGCATTGGCTGGGTAGAAAAAAACAAAGTTTTAAAATTTTAA
- a CDS encoding NAD-dependent succinate-semialdehyde dehydrogenase, with the protein MNQHTTLTLETLQTSFLKWRNFSLNDRISIVKSIKEKLLQNKYKYAHAITTDMNKPIKQAIAEVEKCAYLCEYYIEKAPQFLQNQEISTNWQKSYVAFRPLGVLLGVMPWNFPFWQVFRFVIPNLLTGNVFVLKHASNVPLSAQALDDVFNVDTISFPIYKNLPINSSEVAQVIAHPIIKAISLTGSENAGKSVAETAGKYLKKCVLELGGSNAFIVLNDADLNYAAEKAVIARMQNAGQSCIAAKRFLVHENVYEQFTNLFKQKLEGLILGDKYDEKVTFGAMAREDLAIELQNQLEQSIAMGAKIVSGGKRNGAFFEPTLVTNISIDMPVFNEETFGPIAAIMPFKTIDDAIVLSNKSNFGLGASIFTANPEQLTNYLHLFDEGALFINEMIASDPHLPFGGIKNSGYGRELSHFAFYEFANIQTVVIQ; encoded by the coding sequence ATGAATCAACATACCACCTTAACTCTAGAAACCTTACAAACATCATTTTTAAAATGGCGCAATTTTTCTTTAAATGATCGCATTTCAATTGTAAAAAGTATAAAAGAAAAGTTACTTCAAAACAAATACAAATACGCACACGCCATAACTACCGACATGAACAAACCCATAAAACAAGCCATTGCCGAGGTTGAGAAATGTGCCTATTTATGTGAATATTATATTGAAAAAGCGCCGCAATTTTTACAAAATCAAGAAATTTCTACTAATTGGCAAAAAAGTTATGTAGCCTTTCGTCCGTTGGGTGTACTATTAGGCGTAATGCCTTGGAATTTTCCTTTTTGGCAAGTATTTAGGTTTGTAATTCCAAACTTACTAACAGGTAATGTATTTGTATTAAAACACGCAAGTAACGTGCCTTTAAGTGCACAAGCATTAGACGATGTTTTTAATGTTGATACCATTTCTTTTCCTATTTATAAAAATTTACCTATAAATAGTAGCGAAGTTGCACAAGTAATTGCACATCCAATAATTAAAGCAATTTCGTTAACTGGAAGCGAAAATGCAGGAAAATCGGTTGCCGAAACAGCAGGAAAGTATCTTAAAAAATGTGTTTTAGAATTAGGCGGAAGCAACGCTTTTATTGTATTAAACGATGCCGATTTAAACTATGCAGCCGAAAAAGCAGTGATTGCCCGTATGCAAAATGCCGGACAAAGTTGTATTGCCGCAAAACGCTTTTTAGTACATGAAAATGTTTACGAACAATTTACAAACTTGTTTAAACAAAAACTTGAAGGTTTAATTTTAGGCGACAAATACGATGAAAAAGTAACATTTGGAGCTATGGCAAGAGAAGATTTAGCAATAGAATTACAAAATCAGCTAGAACAAAGCATTGCAATGGGTGCTAAAATTGTATCGGGTGGTAAACGCAATGGTGCTTTTTTTGAACCTACGTTAGTTACCAACATAAGTATTGACATGCCTGTTTTTAATGAAGAAACATTTGGACCGATAGCTGCTATAATGCCTTTTAAAACCATTGATGACGCTATTGTTTTAAGCAACAAATCAAACTTTGGGCTAGGTGCAAGTATTTTTACAGCAAATCCTGAGCAATTAACCAATTATTTGCATTTGTTTGATGAAGGCGCTTTGTTTATAAACGAAATGATTGCTTCGGACCCACATTTGCCTTTTGGTGGAATTAAAAATTCTGGTTACGGACGCGAATTATCGCATTTTGCTTTTTATGAATTTGCAAATATTCAAACCGTTGTAATACAGTAA
- the recO gene encoding DNA repair protein RecO: MQVKTQAVVLNALRYQEKSLVVKCFTQHFGLKTYFIRNAFSAKNKGLNSAYFQSLNLLHIDALHKNKASLEYISELKLAYAYQTISVDFYKNTVSIFLAEVLSYSIKDDLPNNELFLFLKTALIWFDEHPFTADFHLWFLLQTTKYLGFYPDDSDQNSIYFNPHEGSFTNHFTPNCLNEAETVLFRKLFSISLFNLKNTFTNTERRTVLKLLIAYYEIHIAGFKQVKSIEILTELF, translated from the coding sequence ATGCAGGTTAAAACCCAAGCGGTTGTTTTAAATGCGTTGCGCTATCAAGAAAAAAGCTTGGTGGTAAAGTGTTTTACACAACATTTTGGTTTAAAAACATACTTTATTCGCAATGCTTTTTCTGCAAAAAACAAGGGTTTAAACAGCGCTTATTTTCAGTCGTTAAATTTGTTACATATTGATGCTTTACATAAAAATAAGGCATCGTTAGAATATATTAGCGAATTAAAATTGGCTTACGCATACCAAACTATTTCGGTTGATTTTTACAAAAACACAGTAAGTATTTTTTTGGCCGAAGTTTTAAGTTATAGCATTAAAGACGATTTACCTAATAACGAACTTTTTCTGTTTTTAAAAACCGCTTTAATTTGGTTTGATGAACACCCTTTTACCGCCGATTTTCATTTGTGGTTTTTGCTACAAACAACAAAATATTTAGGTTTTTATCCCGATGATTCAGACCAAAATTCTATTTATTTTAATCCGCACGAAGGTAGTTTTACCAATCATTTCACTCCTAATTGTTTAAACGAAGCTGAAACAGTTTTGTTTAGAAAATTATTTTCAATTTCGCTTTTTAATCTTAAAAATACCTTTACCAATACAGAGCGCAGAACAGTTTTAAAACTTTTAATTGCGTATTACGAAATTCATATCGCTGGTTTTAAACAAGTAAAATCAATTGAAATACTTACAGAACTTTTTTAA
- the porZ gene encoding type IX secretion system anionic LPS delivery protein PorZ, whose protein sequence is MKFYYQLFFFLVSFVSTAQTNQLWKGYYSYQENTAVEKDNQNIYFATDNAVFAYNENSKETHIYNTISGLKIDEINTLGYSKEYKKIVVGSKNGKVALIDLAADKIYHLNDIFTKTNIPDNQKIINKIIFQGGFAYLATGYGITAVRLNDNHFGDTYYVAVGGEMANVASIAIFNNQMFATVENEGLKKALMNTNLIDYNNWQVIDFNNWLDVTTFAGKLIGVKENLSLNTISETNVIENIDLVWEGFKKFSVSGDVLIEITKEAARLRSTNLIVYNEFTYSFTEKGGVADATFSNGNYFVATNTNGALKVPSSTKQPEAISPSGPLSNNVSAAVLNNKDLWVTFGGYGVDMNPYEPNGLTKYGISTLKNLENWQHISNAQLNGLNATVNVSFNPQKPNFAYISTFHDGLGIWDINQQQLTVYNDQNTDVLEPLIPNDVRVYGVTFDKNGTGWMTNTITNPALITIDKNNQWNKYTSNVLIGSPFGSSYLQPVIDKNSTKWFGSRLGGLYAFNETRSNKAMQITSTHNLPSDNVQAVALDYNNELWIGTSKGLRVIKNVDQFLTSSQLNPTNIVIEHEGQAEELFYEQNILTITVDGSNNKWVSIAESGVFLISDTYETIYKFTPENSPLPSNDITAITIDGTTGEVFFVSRNGIVSLKNFATTPTTTLDAVKVYPNPVKPGFTGDVKISGLVSDANVKITDVAGNLVFETKSLGGTVTWNTLNFSGAKVPSGVYMIFISSQDGGLDTVKKVMIIR, encoded by the coding sequence ATGAAATTTTATTATCAACTTTTTTTCTTTTTAGTTTCGTTTGTTTCAACGGCACAAACCAACCAGTTGTGGAAAGGATATTACTCGTACCAAGAAAATACTGCGGTAGAAAAAGACAATCAAAATATTTATTTTGCAACAGATAACGCTGTGTTTGCTTATAACGAAAATAGTAAAGAAACCCATATTTACAACACCATAAGCGGTTTAAAAATTGATGAAATAAACACGCTTGGATACTCTAAAGAATACAAAAAAATTGTAGTTGGTAGTAAAAACGGTAAAGTTGCATTAATAGATTTAGCTGCAGATAAAATATATCATTTAAACGATATTTTTACTAAAACAAACATTCCCGATAATCAAAAAATAATTAATAAAATAATTTTTCAAGGCGGTTTTGCATACTTGGCAACTGGTTATGGTATTACAGCTGTACGTTTAAACGATAATCATTTTGGCGATACCTATTACGTTGCGGTTGGAGGCGAAATGGCAAACGTTGCAAGTATAGCTATTTTTAACAATCAAATGTTTGCAACGGTTGAAAACGAAGGACTAAAAAAAGCCTTAATGAACACTAATTTAATTGATTACAATAATTGGCAAGTAATTGATTTTAATAATTGGTTAGATGTAACCACTTTTGCAGGAAAACTTATTGGTGTAAAAGAAAATTTATCGTTAAATACCATTTCTGAAACAAATGTTATAGAAAATATTGATTTGGTTTGGGAAGGATTTAAAAAGTTTTCTGTTTCGGGCGATGTTTTAATTGAAATTACAAAAGAAGCGGCGCGTTTGCGTAGTACCAACTTAATTGTTTATAACGAATTTACTTATTCATTTACCGAAAAAGGCGGTGTTGCAGATGCAACTTTCTCTAACGGAAATTATTTTGTAGCTACGAATACAAATGGAGCCTTAAAAGTGCCTTCTTCAACCAAACAACCCGAAGCTATTTCGCCTAGTGGTCCGCTAAGTAATAATGTTTCTGCAGCGGTACTTAACAATAAAGATTTATGGGTAACTTTTGGCGGTTATGGTGTAGATATGAATCCTTACGAGCCTAATGGATTAACAAAATACGGCATTAGTACATTAAAAAACTTAGAGAATTGGCAGCATATTAGTAATGCGCAATTAAATGGTTTAAATGCAACTGTAAATGTTAGTTTTAATCCACAAAAACCAAATTTTGCCTATATAAGTACGTTTCACGATGGTTTAGGAATTTGGGATATAAACCAGCAACAACTTACCGTTTATAACGATCAAAATACCGATGTTTTAGAGCCATTAATACCTAACGATGTTCGTGTGTACGGGGTAACTTTTGATAAAAATGGTACTGGTTGGATGACTAATACTATTACAAATCCTGCTTTAATTACTATTGATAAAAATAATCAATGGAATAAATACACTTCAAATGTTTTAATTGGAAGCCCTTTTGGAAGTTCGTACTTACAGCCAGTAATCGATAAAAACAGTACCAAATGGTTTGGTAGCCGATTAGGAGGTTTGTATGCATTTAACGAAACGCGTAGTAACAAAGCCATGCAAATAACATCAACACATAATTTACCAAGTGATAATGTACAAGCAGTTGCGTTAGATTATAATAACGAATTATGGATAGGTACATCAAAAGGCTTACGAGTTATTAAAAATGTAGATCAGTTTTTAACTAGTTCGCAGCTAAATCCTACAAATATTGTAATTGAGCACGAGGGGCAGGCAGAAGAATTATTTTACGAACAAAATATTTTAACCATTACTGTTGATGGATCAAATAATAAATGGGTGTCAATTGCAGAGTCGGGTGTGTTTTTGATATCCGATACATATGAAACCATTTACAAATTTACGCCAGAAAATTCGCCTTTACCAAGTAATGACATTACCGCAATTACTATAGACGGCACTACAGGTGAAGTGTTTTTTGTATCGCGCAATGGTATTGTATCTTTAAAAAACTTTGCAACAACGCCAACTACTACTTTAGATGCTGTTAAAGTGTATCCAAATCCGGTGAAACCTGGCTTTACAGGAGATGTAAAGATTAGCGGTTTAGTAAGCGATGCCAACGTTAAAATTACCGATGTAGCTGGAAATTTAGTGTTTGAAACCAAATCGTTGGGTGGAACTGTAACTTGGAATACTTTAAATTTTTCAGGTGCTAAAGTACCATCGGGCGTTTATATGATATTTATTTCATCGCAAGACGGTGGTTTAGATACGGTTAAAAAAGTTATGATTATACGCTAA
- a CDS encoding cystathionine gamma-synthase: MKFNTKVIHGGQHHDPTTGAVMPPVYHTSTFAQKSPGVHTGYEYSRADNPTRTALEHALESIENGARGLAFSSGLAAIDCVMRLLKPNDEVIAMDDLYGGTYRLFTRFYQDLGIKFHFIDINDLELFQSKINNKTKLVWIETPTNPLMKLADIEAIAKITKQNNLLFAVDNTFATPYLQKPLDLGADIVMHSATKYLGGHSDVIAGALIIKDEELGKQLHFTQFATGATLGPQESFLVLRGIKTLHLRVERHCFNGQKVADFLEQHPLIDKVLYPGLASHPQHNLAKKQMPKGFGGMVSFTFKTGAKADAISFLEKLKVFTLAESLGGVESLANHPALMTHASIPAEKRAEIGVTDDMVRLSVGVEDIDDLIADIEQALR; encoded by the coding sequence ATGAAATTCAACACCAAAGTTATACACGGCGGGCAACATCACGATCCAACTACAGGAGCCGTAATGCCACCGGTTTATCACACATCAACCTTTGCACAAAAAAGTCCAGGCGTGCATACTGGATACGAATACAGCCGTGCCGATAATCCTACACGCACTGCTTTAGAACACGCATTAGAAAGTATTGAAAATGGCGCTCGTGGTTTAGCTTTTTCGTCGGGTTTAGCTGCTATTGATTGTGTTATGCGATTGTTGAAACCGAATGACGAAGTAATTGCTATGGACGATTTATACGGCGGCACATACCGTTTGTTTACGCGTTTTTATCAAGATTTAGGAATAAAATTTCATTTTATAGACATCAATGATTTAGAGTTGTTTCAATCGAAAATTAACAATAAAACCAAATTGGTTTGGATAGAAACACCAACAAATCCGTTAATGAAATTGGCCGATATTGAAGCAATTGCCAAAATCACTAAACAAAACAATTTATTGTTTGCTGTAGACAATACATTTGCTACTCCATATTTACAAAAACCTTTAGATTTAGGTGCAGATATTGTTATGCATTCGGCTACTAAATATTTAGGCGGCCATTCTGATGTAATTGCAGGTGCCTTAATTATTAAAGATGAAGAATTAGGTAAGCAACTGCATTTTACCCAATTTGCAACAGGTGCAACTTTAGGTCCACAAGAAAGCTTTTTGGTTTTACGTGGTATTAAAACATTGCATTTACGTGTTGAACGCCATTGTTTTAATGGCCAAAAAGTAGCCGATTTTTTAGAACAACATCCTTTAATTGACAAAGTTTTATACCCCGGTTTAGCATCGCATCCACAGCATAATTTAGCTAAAAAGCAAATGCCAAAAGGTTTTGGTGGAATGGTTTCTTTTACCTTTAAAACAGGTGCAAAAGCCGATGCTATTTCGTTTTTAGAAAAATTAAAAGTATTCACTTTGGCAGAATCATTAGGTGGGGTAGAGTCGTTAGCAAATCATCCTGCGTTGATGACACATGCTTCAATTCCTGCAGAAAAACGCGCAGAAATTGGCGTTACTGATGATATGGTGCGTTTAAGTGTTGGTGTAGAAGATATTGATGATTTAATTGCAGATATAGAACAAGCACTAAGATAA
- a CDS encoding DUF3298 domain-containing protein: MKKLLLFICLSMCFWGCKKENQLKVSTKTYRLNSEFNCVQNNCTYAYIEVPFFEGKKKTVKPINDSIFNFIEQTIRFKGDKKVKSYDTLALNFINHYNEVYLTYPENALAWEANFKVSNNSMSSKLHQVVYEYYLFIGGAHGTQATKVFIFDTTTGQILPKNELFVNFKGFKNYAETEFRKQLNVSGSLKDSGFNFENNQFQLPKNFYQTNTEWILHYNPNEIATFGQGAIQIKLSNNDVERFLNPIYFKN; encoded by the coding sequence ATGAAAAAACTTTTACTATTTATTTGTTTATCAATGTGTTTTTGGGGTTGCAAAAAGGAAAATCAGTTAAAAGTATCTACAAAAACGTATCGTTTAAATTCAGAATTTAACTGCGTACAAAACAATTGTACCTATGCATACATTGAAGTGCCTTTTTTTGAAGGAAAAAAGAAAACAGTAAAACCTATAAACGATAGTATTTTTAATTTTATTGAACAAACCATTCGTTTTAAAGGCGATAAAAAAGTAAAATCGTACGATACCTTAGCGCTAAATTTCATAAACCATTACAATGAAGTTTACCTGACTTATCCAGAAAACGCATTGGCTTGGGAAGCAAATTTCAAGGTTAGTAACAACTCTATGTCATCAAAATTACATCAAGTAGTTTATGAATATTATTTGTTTATTGGTGGTGCGCATGGCACACAGGCTACTAAAGTGTTTATTTTTGATACAACAACAGGGCAAATTCTTCCTAAAAATGAACTATTTGTAAATTTTAAAGGATTTAAAAATTATGCCGAAACCGAATTTAGAAAACAATTAAATGTTTCTGGTAGTTTAAAAGATAGTGGTTTTAATTTTGAAAACAATCAATTTCAGCTACCTAAAAACTTTTACCAAACCAACACCGAGTGGATTTTACATTACAACCCAAACGAAATAGCAACTTTTGGGCAAGGAGCAATTCAAATAAAACTTTCAAACAATGATGTTGAACGTTTTTTAAATCCTATTTACTTTAAAAATTAA